From the genome of Halalkalicoccus subterraneus, one region includes:
- a CDS encoding ABC transporter ATP-binding protein, with the protein MGTVTLNNLRKEFDNGQIVAVDDVSLDVADGEFITVVGPSGCGKSTTLRMLAGLEQPTSGRIMIDDEDVTNVHARKRDVAMVFQNYALYPHKTVRQNMAFGLRMSTDLSKDNRHERVRETAEMMGIEELLDDRPNELSGGQKQRVALGRAIVREPDVFLFDEPLSNLDAKLRTTMRTEIQRLQNDLGTTSIYVTHDQEEAMTMGDRIVILKDGERQQVGAPKEVYRNPINEFVGGFVGSPSMNFIEVLASISGDTIRLEDDSGRFDYCLNAANYPNISEGDRLSLGIRPESVYVVNTTKGIQTTVEVVEPIGSDNYLYMDLAPNFIARVDSDVEPEPDDTIAISFDEADVHLFDGETGESLTFEERSKTVTTPVS; encoded by the coding sequence ATGGGAACTGTAACACTCAATAATCTTAGAAAAGAGTTCGATAACGGTCAAATCGTCGCCGTCGACGATGTCTCTCTCGACGTTGCGGACGGCGAGTTTATCACCGTCGTCGGTCCCTCGGGATGCGGGAAGTCAACGACGCTACGGATGCTCGCAGGCTTAGAACAACCGACCTCGGGCCGCATTATGATCGACGACGAGGACGTGACCAATGTCCACGCTCGGAAGCGCGACGTAGCGATGGTGTTCCAGAACTACGCGCTCTACCCCCACAAGACCGTCCGCCAGAATATGGCGTTTGGCCTCCGGATGAGCACGGACCTTTCGAAGGACAATCGGCACGAACGCGTCCGCGAGACGGCCGAGATGATGGGCATCGAGGAACTGCTCGACGACCGTCCGAACGAGCTCTCTGGCGGGCAGAAACAGCGCGTCGCGCTCGGTCGCGCTATCGTCCGCGAACCCGACGTATTCCTCTTCGACGAACCACTGTCAAATCTCGATGCGAAGCTCCGGACGACGATGCGCACCGAGATTCAGCGTCTCCAGAACGACCTCGGTACCACGTCCATTTACGTCACCCATGACCAGGAGGAGGCAATGACGATGGGCGACCGAATCGTCATTCTGAAAGACGGCGAACGCCAGCAGGTCGGCGCGCCAAAGGAAGTATACCGCAACCCCATCAACGAGTTCGTCGGGGGATTCGTCGGATCGCCGTCGATGAACTTCATCGAGGTGCTCGCCAGTATCTCCGGGGACACAATTCGTCTCGAAGACGACTCAGGACGATTTGACTACTGTCTCAACGCCGCCAACTACCCGAACATCTCCGAGGGTGACCGACTCTCATTGGGGATCCGCCCAGAGAGCGTGTACGTTGTTAACACAACTAAAGGTATCCAGACGACCGTGGAAGTCGTCGAACCCATCGGCAGCGACAATTATCTCTACATGGACCTCGCGCCCAACTTTATCGCTCGCGTCGACTCCGATGTCGAACCCGAACCAGACGACACTATCGCTATCTCGTTCGACGAAGCGGACGTCCACCTCTTCGACGGCGAAACGGGTGAGTCGCTCACCTTCGAAGAACGAAGCAAGACGGTAACGACACCGGTGTCATAA
- a CDS encoding extracellular solute-binding protein, with the protein MTMDRRTILKKAGVIATTGAVAGCIGVEEQSETDSDNNGGGSGNGPSGTATVWYSLAESERNGRQEAIQQFEEETNHSVNASNISDMAQRTTSAIPAGQGPHVFEWANDWVGDYSERGFLVDRTDQLNVDIDEFIEAAAEAVQFDGDIYGLPYDSETVTLIYNTDMIDEAPESVADMTSMMDEFHDPSSNQYGLSYPFADPYFLSPWLQAFDGYIFDPEADEELGVASPEVVRGAEFAVENFVPYTPNDPEYEPQASVFAEGNAAFAINGPWYLETLNEKGVNYEVTTLPAVEGGEPTPYTGITMWYFATGMEEDNDDTVAAQDFVEWYVTNEELMLRNAEERGSIPVLKSLVEDNDLPDTVQTFAEVVERGIPMPSDPKMNQVWDPVRNALTEMFNDSTEPQPALEQAANEIRSNWE; encoded by the coding sequence ATGACAATGGACCGCAGGACTATACTTAAAAAAGCTGGTGTTATCGCAACAACCGGCGCAGTGGCCGGGTGCATCGGTGTCGAAGAACAGAGCGAAACGGATTCCGACAACAACGGAGGGGGTTCCGGTAATGGGCCGTCCGGTACAGCAACAGTGTGGTACTCGTTAGCCGAATCGGAACGAAACGGACGCCAAGAAGCGATACAGCAGTTCGAAGAAGAGACGAACCACAGCGTCAATGCCTCTAATATCTCCGATATGGCCCAGAGGACGACGAGCGCCATTCCCGCCGGACAAGGTCCACACGTCTTCGAGTGGGCCAACGATTGGGTTGGAGATTATTCCGAACGTGGTTTTCTTGTCGACCGGACCGATCAACTGAACGTCGATATCGATGAATTCATCGAGGCCGCAGCCGAGGCCGTTCAGTTCGACGGTGATATCTACGGTCTTCCCTACGATTCCGAGACCGTCACGCTCATCTACAACACCGATATGATCGACGAAGCTCCAGAAAGCGTAGCAGACATGACGTCGATGATGGACGAGTTTCACGATCCCTCGAGCAACCAGTACGGCCTAAGTTACCCCTTTGCGGATCCATACTTCCTCAGCCCGTGGCTACAGGCGTTCGACGGCTATATTTTCGACCCCGAGGCTGATGAGGAACTTGGTGTGGCCAGTCCGGAGGTCGTCCGCGGTGCGGAGTTCGCCGTTGAGAATTTCGTTCCCTACACCCCGAACGACCCCGAATACGAACCACAAGCGTCGGTGTTTGCCGAGGGCAACGCTGCTTTCGCTATTAACGGTCCCTGGTATCTCGAGACGCTCAACGAAAAAGGAGTCAATTATGAGGTCACAACTCTTCCCGCAGTGGAAGGGGGCGAACCGACTCCGTACACAGGTATCACGATGTGGTATTTCGCAACCGGAATGGAAGAGGACAACGACGATACGGTGGCTGCACAGGATTTCGTCGAATGGTACGTTACGAACGAGGAACTCATGCTACGGAACGCAGAGGAGCGCGGTAGCATTCCGGTGCTCAAGAGTCTGGTCGAAGACAACGACCTCCCCGATACAGTACAGACCTTCGCAGAGGTCGTTGAACGAGGTATCCCAATGCCGTCCGATCCGAAGATGAATCAGGTGTGGGATCCCGTGAGGAATGCTCTCACCGAGATGTTCAATGACAGTACTGAGCCCCAACCGGCATTAGAACAGGCGGCGAACGAGATCCGCAGCAACTGGGAATAA
- a CDS encoding alpha-amylase family glycosyl hydrolase has translation MHHPGPPRFISVGESVELAPRNPIPDASYHWSVADAPAESDFDANNELPVGTPAGYPDSESEEGGPVVHFHPDVSGTYVVELDAPDRTYELTVRVFPDERRDAQFSVAAEDLPLPESKLNDTQISVSGPFNNHLMATKRPRRIDNDYVLNVQLLPGKHTAAFSVGDDLAEGVRTSVDVDGPGRPRIRLDAAVDNEEVVVTATPKSAPDSEFSDTDLPVEFYLDGRDDLGEDKVNIDGRELRVSVDVLPHRARIHAVTAGERRSISDTVVLDATGSESVAVTRPNDPPAWAETPTVYEIFVRSFAGETLPTTFAEIERRIEYLESLDVDCLWLTPMLASPTTHGYHITDYFDTASDLGSREAFESLVERCHEADIKVVFDLVINHTSRDHPAFQMHAAGVEEYADHFRRVDADRNVVDVEWAEIREEGGDVPEYYFNWARIPNLNYDSLAVRRWMLNVVDEWAGIVDGFRCDVAWGVSHAFWKEVRDRAPDDFLFLDETIPRDAAYHEGEFHMHYDTTLYETLCDIGKGKKPADAILDALDDATRTGFPDSAVHLRYVENHDEDRYIDECDEASLRAAAAATFTVPGAPMIYYGQERGVPEQRGPMRWHDGDADLTAFHRALTSLRAETLTLREGSVEAVNYDVAIGDEKADADAVTAYARADEHGRYVVVLNFADDPATVSLDEDVESTDLLSGESVVAGNGLNVVDAVVLRAA, from the coding sequence ATGCACCATCCCGGCCCACCCCGGTTCATCTCGGTCGGTGAGTCAGTCGAACTGGCCCCCAGAAACCCGATTCCGGACGCTTCATACCACTGGTCAGTCGCCGACGCTCCGGCGGAAAGCGACTTCGACGCGAACAACGAGCTTCCGGTCGGCACGCCCGCGGGGTACCCTGACTCTGAGAGCGAGGAGGGCGGTCCCGTCGTCCACTTTCACCCGGACGTTTCCGGTACATACGTTGTCGAACTCGACGCGCCCGACAGAACCTACGAACTCACCGTTCGCGTCTTCCCTGATGAGCGGCGCGACGCGCAGTTCTCGGTCGCCGCCGAGGATCTCCCGCTCCCCGAATCGAAGCTTAATGATACCCAGATTTCGGTCAGCGGACCATTCAATAACCATTTGATGGCAACCAAGCGCCCGCGCCGCATTGACAACGACTACGTGCTCAACGTACAGTTGCTCCCGGGCAAACACACCGCCGCCTTCTCCGTCGGGGACGACCTCGCGGAGGGCGTCCGCACCAGCGTCGATGTCGACGGCCCGGGCCGCCCCCGCATCCGACTCGACGCAGCCGTCGACAACGAGGAGGTAGTTGTCACCGCGACGCCGAAGAGCGCCCCCGACAGCGAGTTCTCGGACACCGACCTCCCCGTCGAATTCTATCTCGACGGTCGTGACGACCTCGGCGAGGACAAGGTGAATATCGACGGCCGCGAACTCCGCGTCTCCGTCGACGTACTTCCGCATCGCGCCCGAATCCACGCCGTTACCGCCGGCGAGCGCCGCAGCATCAGCGACACTGTCGTTCTCGATGCGACTGGCTCCGAATCGGTCGCTGTCACCCGACCAAATGACCCGCCGGCGTGGGCTGAAACGCCGACGGTGTACGAGATTTTTGTCCGCTCCTTCGCAGGCGAGACGTTGCCGACGACGTTCGCCGAAATCGAGCGCCGCATCGAGTACCTCGAATCCTTGGACGTCGACTGTCTCTGGTTGACGCCGATGCTCGCTAGTCCGACGACTCACGGCTATCACATCACCGACTACTTCGACACTGCCTCCGATCTCGGATCGCGAGAGGCGTTCGAGTCGCTCGTCGAGCGTTGTCACGAGGCCGATATCAAGGTCGTCTTCGATCTCGTCATCAACCATACCTCGCGGGACCACCCTGCGTTCCAGATGCACGCGGCGGGCGTCGAGGAGTACGCCGACCATTTCCGCCGCGTCGACGCCGACCGCAACGTCGTCGATGTAGAGTGGGCCGAGATCCGAGAGGAAGGCGGCGACGTTCCAGAATACTACTTTAATTGGGCACGCATTCCCAACTTAAACTACGATTCGCTTGCCGTTCGCCGGTGGATGCTCAACGTAGTCGACGAATGGGCGGGTATCGTCGATGGCTTCCGTTGTGACGTGGCATGGGGGGTCTCGCACGCCTTCTGGAAGGAGGTCCGCGACCGCGCACCTGATGATTTCCTGTTCCTCGACGAGACCATCCCGCGGGACGCCGCATACCACGAGGGCGAGTTCCACATGCACTACGATACGACACTGTACGAGACGCTGTGTGACATCGGCAAGGGGAAAAAACCCGCTGACGCCATTCTCGACGCCCTTGACGATGCGACGCGGACCGGATTCCCCGATTCGGCCGTTCACCTCCGCTACGTCGAGAACCACGATGAGGACCGCTACATCGACGAGTGCGACGAAGCGTCGCTGCGCGCAGCCGCCGCGGCGACATTCACCGTGCCGGGTGCGCCAATGATTTACTATGGACAAGAGCGCGGCGTTCCTGAACAGCGCGGTCCAATGCGCTGGCACGACGGCGACGCCGACCTGACTGCATTCCACCGGGCGCTCACGTCGCTTCGCGCGGAGACGTTGACGCTCCGCGAGGGGAGCGTCGAGGCCGTCAACTACGACGTTGCCATCGGCGACGAGAAAGCTGACGCTGACGCGGTGACCGCTTACGCGCGCGCAGACGAGCATGGCCGCTACGTTGTCGTCCTCAACTTCGCTGACGACCCGGCGACAGTCTCACTAGACGAGGACGTTGAATCGACGGATCTACTGTCGGGTGAGTCGGTCGTCGCCGGCAACGGCCTCAACGTAGTTGATGCTGTTGTTCTCCGCGCAGCGTAA
- a CDS encoding glycoside hydrolase family 15 protein, translated as MQLRDALNDYKRHEGHDTRFPGERRSTTGLFSGFGGRLVHIERDGSLRDFGYPLTGRSGVDRSRLGLRVDGEIYWFDADDTVSQTYHDSTALVVTERETPFGALTQYDLTIDDAHVTHVELGEGSEADVELVAYMGFAPNAQDTRIGQLRHKDAVELYHMTEHDFVGSATDFSDLHGQVPIRFAEVLDNTTVDLPRPVSEDRYEEDRLSGDLVAFFLFESGRTSLVTLLTDKGTTTRETALDRLDELAAEYGDVAALRQTAEAETLDLPDDAPHADAVAADIRVLRLLSAETGLRIAGPDFDPYYAHSGGYGYTWFRDDAEISLFVNEVSDYAGLGLDAWTDRSARAYLAAQQSDGTWPHRVWPRDGTLAPGWANGRLEAGDAVDYQADQTGSVVTFLASVLDDLDGDLCDDVVAALDAALDGLDDTLAADGRPVACQNAWENMNGRFSHTTATFLGAYAAVADADLPAETTMHAKEQADRIYEAVDDLWVDDRGIYALRECETGELDLRYDSASLALVAAHRFYARVGNVDDKRLDRLVSHVEETVDNLWYDPDENDVRGLVRYEGDSWRQRGQGHEKVWTVSTAWGAHAAASMTGLLRQKGDKRAESFAMITDDLLSLVLPDGPLCMETGYLPEQVFDDGTPDSATPLGWPHALRLATVALTDELGIDVSAQAPTLAD; from the coding sequence ATGCAACTTCGCGACGCCCTCAACGACTACAAGCGACACGAGGGCCACGACACGCGATTCCCGGGTGAACGCCGTTCAACAACCGGTCTCTTCTCAGGCTTCGGCGGCCGACTCGTCCATATCGAACGCGACGGTTCACTTCGCGACTTTGGTTACCCGCTGACCGGACGCAGCGGCGTTGATCGGAGTCGTCTCGGCCTCCGCGTCGACGGCGAGATATACTGGTTCGACGCCGACGACACTGTCTCACAGACGTACCACGATTCGACGGCGCTCGTCGTCACCGAGCGTGAGACCCCCTTCGGTGCTCTCACGCAGTACGACCTCACTATCGACGATGCACATGTGACGCACGTCGAACTAGGTGAGGGATCCGAAGCCGACGTCGAGCTCGTCGCCTATATGGGCTTCGCGCCGAACGCCCAAGACACGCGAATCGGACAGCTCCGACACAAGGACGCCGTCGAACTGTATCACATGACCGAACATGATTTCGTCGGGAGTGCAACCGACTTCTCGGATCTCCATGGTCAGGTCCCGATACGCTTCGCTGAAGTGCTGGACAACACCACGGTCGACCTGCCACGACCGGTCTCCGAGGATCGCTACGAAGAAGACCGCCTCAGCGGCGATCTCGTCGCGTTTTTCCTGTTCGAATCCGGACGGACGTCGCTCGTGACGCTGCTCACCGACAAGGGGACGACCACCCGAGAGACGGCGCTTGATCGACTCGATGAACTGGCGGCAGAGTACGGCGACGTCGCGGCGCTCCGGCAGACAGCGGAGGCCGAGACGCTCGACCTACCCGACGATGCGCCGCACGCCGACGCGGTGGCGGCGGACATCCGCGTGCTCCGCCTCCTATCGGCGGAAACCGGGCTTCGTATCGCCGGCCCTGACTTCGACCCCTACTACGCGCACTCGGGCGGCTACGGCTACACGTGGTTCCGCGACGACGCCGAGATTTCGCTGTTCGTCAACGAGGTATCCGACTACGCCGGCCTAGGTCTCGACGCGTGGACAGACCGGAGCGCACGGGCGTACCTTGCCGCTCAACAGTCGGACGGGACGTGGCCGCACCGCGTCTGGCCCCGCGACGGGACGCTTGCGCCGGGGTGGGCCAACGGTCGCCTCGAAGCCGGCGATGCCGTCGACTATCAGGCCGACCAGACCGGCAGCGTCGTGACGTTCCTCGCGTCGGTACTGGACGACCTTGACGGCGACCTCTGCGACGACGTCGTGGCAGCACTCGACGCCGCCCTCGACGGACTGGATGACACGCTCGCCGCCGACGGCCGGCCCGTCGCATGCCAGAACGCATGGGAGAACATGAATGGACGGTTCAGCCACACGACGGCGACATTCCTCGGCGCGTATGCGGCGGTCGCTGATGCCGATCTTCCCGCGGAGACGACGATGCACGCGAAGGAGCAGGCCGATCGGATCTACGAGGCGGTCGACGATCTCTGGGTCGACGACCGTGGAATCTACGCACTCCGCGAGTGCGAGACAGGCGAGTTGGACCTGCGATACGACTCGGCGTCACTGGCGCTCGTAGCGGCGCACCGGTTCTACGCCCGTGTCGGCAATGTAGATGACAAACGCCTCGACCGACTCGTCTCGCATGTCGAGGAGACGGTCGACAATCTCTGGTACGATCCCGACGAGAACGACGTTCGTGGACTCGTTCGGTATGAAGGCGACAGTTGGCGACAGCGTGGACAGGGCCACGAGAAAGTCTGGACAGTTTCAACAGCGTGGGGTGCACACGCCGCCGCAAGCATGACCGGTTTGCTTCGTCAGAAGGGTGATAAGCGCGCAGAGTCATTTGCGATGATAACAGATGACTTACTGTCGCTTGTGCTCCCGGACGGCCCGCTCTGCATGGAGACGGGTTACCTACCGGAACAGGTGTTCGACGATGGCACGCCCGACAGTGCGACACCGCTAGGGTGGCCACACGCACTCCGATTGGCGACCGTCGCGCTGACAGACGAACTTGGCATCGACGTAAGTGCACAAGCACCGACGCTCGCTGACTGA